DNA from Pirellulales bacterium:
GATTCAAACTGACCGAAGTGACGGATTTTGAGCTCATTTGGACGCACTCCACCAAGCAGCCTGACCGGATTGTCGCTCGAACGGAAAAGGCCGTGGGTTGGAAAGACGTACTGCGGCGGCACAATCCGGATTTTTTGGAAACGAAGCACGTGGGCGACCATGAATACTTCATTTGGAAAGACAGTCCTGACTTCGGCCCGTGCCTGTACATGGTGGACGATCGGACGATTGTGGCCGGCAGCGAGGAACAGATTCAAACGGTAATTCGCGGCGGCGAAAAGCTGATGGACGCCAACACGTTTCCGGAATTCATGGGCAATCCGCTGGCATATCGGGCGGAAATACCGTTCATCAAGCAGATGGCGGGGTTGGACAAGCTGCCGAAGGATTTTGAATCGAACCCAGTCGCAGCGATGTTTTTGCCGCTGCTGGATCATGTGCAGATCGTCCGGGCGTTTGCCGGACCGGATGGGCAGAAATCTGGCAGCGCCTTTTTCGCCGCGCTGGGGGAATGCGATTCTGCTGACGGCGCCCAGCAGGTGGCCAACACGTTGGGGGCGCTGCGCACCCTGGGGCAGAATTTGCTTCAGGCCAAAATGCAGGCCTGGCGGCAAACGGAGGAAAAGACCGCCAGCCAGGAGCAAGCGACGCAGATTCATCAATTTTTTGACATTTTGACCAAATCCTTGGCTGACGTGAAGATAGATGCGGCGGACAAGACGGTTCATGTTTCGGCCAACGTCGAAGCAGGCCCGGCACTGGTGGCAGGCTTTTTAATGCCGGCGATGGCGTCGGCGAAAGAAGCGAAGTTGCGCACGCAGAGCATGAACAATCTAAAAATGCTGGCGCTGGCACTACTGAATTACGAAGATGCGCGCAAACATTTTCCACCGGCTGTAATTCGGGATAAAAACGGCAAGCCGCTGTTGAGTTGGCGAGTGGCAGTTTTGCCATTCATCGATCCGTGGGATGAGAACAAGGCGTTGTACGACCAGTTTCATCTCGATGAACCGTGGGATAGCGAACACAACCGCGAACTGATCAAAAAAATGCCTAAAGAATTTCGCGATCCGCATGATCCGGAAAGCAGTACGAATGCTTCGTATTTCATGCCGACGGGCAAAGGAATGGTTGGCGGCAGCGAAAATGGAACGCAAATGAAGGAGATTCGAGACGGCACGGCGATGACGATTTTGCTCGTGGAAGCCAAGCGCGATATTCCCTGGACCAAGCCGGAGGATATCGAAATCGAAGCTGATCCGACCAAGCCATTGCCGACGTTCGGAGGGCATTTGCCCGACAACGTTTTTGGAGCCTTGTTTTGCGATGGGCACGTGCAGGTTATTTCCAACGAGGCCGATCCGAAAGCATTGCGGGCCGTGTTCACTATCGACGGCCGCGAGCCGGTGGATTGGGGAAGACTAAATTCGAAGCCGGCGGATAAATCTTGGGATGCCAGCCCGGGCCCGCCGCCGGACGTGAAGCCGGTTGAACCACAGAAATCGTCGGTTCCGTCTGATCGCAGTTCGGGCATCACTCCGCCGAAAATTGAATTTCACCGGGCCGATGATCAACCGGCGACGGGGTTGACCGAGGCTACGGCGCCTGAGGGCCCGAATGTGAAAATTTATTTGCACCCGGAAGCGGAGCTGACAAACGCCGACATTGCCGAGGCCACGGCGACGACCGACGGCCTGGGTCAGCCCGCGATTTCAGTTTCGTTTACTGCACAAGGGGCGAAAAAAATGTCGAAGCTGACCGAAGAAAACCTCGGCAAGCCGATGGTCATCATGGTCGATGGCAAAGTGTTGAGTGCGCCGACCATTCGCAGCAAAATTGCCGATGGAAAGGCCCAAATCTCCGGCCACTTCACCCAGGAAGAAGCGGAGCGGATTGCCAAGGGCATCAACGGAGGGTAGCGCGCCCAAGCCGACCGCTTGTGGTCGGAGGTCGACGGCAAAGCCGTCGGCTTGGAATTACGTCGCGCTGATTTGCGGCGATTGGAAGTATTTCAGCCGCGGGCTGCGAATGACGAAAATCCACAGCGTGATGGCGGCCACCATCAGCAGCACGCTGATGTTTTGCGAAATGGTCATGCCGGTGCGGGCCACGAGCGGCTCGTCGGTGCGGATCGATTCTTCCAGAATTCGCATCACCGGGTAAATGGTGATCATCAAAGCCGTCACTTCGCCGGCGTGCCGGCGGAA
Protein-coding regions in this window:
- a CDS encoding DUF1559 domain-containing protein translates to MNPITAAIVWMIIQVLLFSLIGGAAFVLLRRRGPSAAVACAAMVLALTLPLVLLLASPWPRWIEKAEVRNPKVETNSKIEDQNTMDLGDRSSLPTKGEGVNAAKGSVLSTAAAWWQTATQWLQPGANFASADSAPPQAVWTQWIPWMLAAGIGLGLARLAAGVWAVGRLRSRSRPIDDPTLTALLRQLAVELNAPPVALCQTDQLRSAATIGWRRPVLLLPADWPQWTETERRVVLAHELAHVARRDYLTALLARLVSAIHFYQPLVLWLGRQLRIQQELAADAQAAALAGDRQTYLATLAQLALRADDQPLPWAARAFLPGTSMLIKRVAWLKRGQDRKVEKSLSRSGKCILAGVFVAMAVGVAGIRGPQETGSMVAVAAGSEDAKPQADGKSDEAKQAEKKKDNGPAWDVSNPQPAALRTFQFVPADAKLVVAVDPHELAKIAPATQPLVDMLNKEFEAKNGFKLTEVTDFELIWTHSTKQPDRIVARTEKAVGWKDVLRRHNPDFLETKHVGDHEYFIWKDSPDFGPCLYMVDDRTIVAGSEEQIQTVIRGGEKLMDANTFPEFMGNPLAYRAEIPFIKQMAGLDKLPKDFESNPVAAMFLPLLDHVQIVRAFAGPDGQKSGSAFFAALGECDSADGAQQVANTLGALRTLGQNLLQAKMQAWRQTEEKTASQEQATQIHQFFDILTKSLADVKIDAADKTVHVSANVEAGPALVAGFLMPAMASAKEAKLRTQSMNNLKMLALALLNYEDARKHFPPAVIRDKNGKPLLSWRVAVLPFIDPWDENKALYDQFHLDEPWDSEHNRELIKKMPKEFRDPHDPESSTNASYFMPTGKGMVGGSENGTQMKEIRDGTAMTILLVEAKRDIPWTKPEDIEIEADPTKPLPTFGGHLPDNVFGALFCDGHVQVISNEADPKALRAVFTIDGREPVDWGRLNSKPADKSWDASPGPPPDVKPVEPQKSSVPSDRSSGITPPKIEFHRADDQPATGLTEATAPEGPNVKIYLHPEAELTNADIAEATATTDGLGQPAISVSFTAQGAKKMSKLTEENLGKPMVIMVDGKVLSAPTIRSKIADGKAQISGHFTQEEAERIAKGINGG